A region of Toxorhynchites rutilus septentrionalis strain SRP chromosome 1, ASM2978413v1, whole genome shotgun sequence DNA encodes the following proteins:
- the LOC129762326 gene encoding uncharacterized protein LOC129762326, with the protein MSVGSVLFLTILLTGYIYWSLAQPTNVLEIRCKLYARAGVEDTGECVHGAELNPCGTLSCLKGVGEQCGENFAGIILHGKCANGLMCCGGQCVGCKNGMCDHRLCPPRGAPLGGHYPFGGNQQAAPAIFPTFYKMFDFYASEAE; encoded by the exons ATGTCCGTCGGATCCGTTCTATTCCTCACCATCCTACTAACTGGATACATCTACTGGAGCTTAGCCCAACC CACCAACGTCCTGGAGATACGCTGCAAGCTGTATGCCCGAGCCGGGGTAGAAGACACCGGAGAATGCGTTCACGGTGCCGAACTAAATCCGTGCGGCACACTATCCTGTTTGAAG GGTGTCGGCGAACAGTGCGGTGAAAACTTTGCCGGTATCATCCTGCACGGCAAGTGTGCCAACGGGCTGATGTGCTGCGGGGGCCAATGCGTTGGCTGCAAGAACGGCATGTGCGACCATCGGCTGTGTCCACCGCGGGGAGCCCCACTGGGTGGGCACTACCCGTTCGGTGGTAACCAACAGGCGGCGCCTGCCATCTTCCCGACGTTCTACAAGATGTTTGATTTCTACGCTAGTGAAGCGGAGTAG